One segment of Desulfovibrio inopinatus DSM 10711 DNA contains the following:
- the rfaD gene encoding ADP-glyceromanno-heptose 6-epimerase, translated as MIIVTGGAGFIGSAVVWKLAQEGIEDILVVDNLGEAGPQGKWKNLVNLRYADYIHKAEFLRRLETNNDAFAATAVIHMGACSSTTETNAEYLMNNNFKYTKAVAQYCLKNDIRLINASSAATYGDGAMGFDDDPDALDQLRPLNMYGYSKQLFDLWAQRSGVLGRLASLKFFNVFGPNEYHKGDMKSVVCKAYHQIKETGALRLFKSYREDYSDGGQMRDFVYVKDCVDVMWKLMEHPDINGIFNVGSGRASTWNELAAAVFSAMDLDPHIVYIEMPESLQASYQYYTKANMERLASALGKYTPTPLHEAVADYVQMYLNSGDPYLG; from the coding sequence ATGATTATTGTAACCGGCGGAGCCGGCTTTATCGGCAGTGCCGTCGTTTGGAAGCTGGCCCAGGAAGGAATTGAGGACATTCTTGTTGTCGATAATCTGGGCGAAGCTGGCCCGCAAGGGAAGTGGAAAAACCTCGTGAATCTGCGATATGCAGATTATATACATAAAGCTGAGTTCCTTCGACGTCTTGAGACAAACAATGATGCCTTTGCCGCAACGGCTGTGATTCATATGGGAGCATGTTCGTCAACAACGGAGACCAATGCTGAATATTTGATGAACAACAATTTCAAGTACACGAAAGCTGTTGCTCAGTATTGCTTGAAAAATGATATTCGATTGATCAATGCTTCTTCGGCTGCGACATATGGCGATGGGGCTATGGGGTTCGATGATGATCCGGATGCGCTCGATCAACTTCGACCGCTCAACATGTATGGATACTCCAAACAACTCTTTGATCTTTGGGCGCAACGCAGTGGTGTTCTCGGCCGATTGGCCAGCCTGAAGTTTTTCAATGTGTTCGGCCCCAACGAATACCACAAGGGAGACATGAAAAGCGTTGTGTGCAAGGCCTATCACCAAATTAAAGAAACCGGTGCTTTGCGGTTGTTCAAGTCCTATCGTGAGGATTATTCCGACGGTGGGCAAATGCGTGATTTCGTCTATGTGAAGGACTGTGTCGATGTCATGTGGAAGCTCATGGAACATCCTGATATCAATGGTATATTTAATGTTGGTTCGGGGCGCGCCTCAACGTGGAATGAACTCGCTGCAGCTGTATTTTCCGCCATGGATTTGGATCCTCATATCGTCTACATTGAAATGCCCGAATCACTGCAGGCCAGTTACCAGTATTATACCAAGGCCAACATGGAGCGATTGGCATCGGCATTGGGTAAATATACACCGACGCCACTCCATGAGGCCGTGGCGGATTATGTTCAGATGTATTTGAACTCTGGAGATCCCTA
- the hisF gene encoding imidazole glycerol phosphate synthase subunit HisF: protein MLSKRVIPCLDVRNGRLTKGIKFKGNVDIGDPVETARMYYEQGADEIVFYDITASAEGRGIMIDVVERVAKTIFIPFSVGGGISTVEEMRAVLLAGAEKISVNSAAVKNPDCISQGAAAFGSQCIVVGMDVKAVPVTETIPSGYEIVIHGGRKAMGMDALEWAKTVEALGAGEICLNSIDADGTKDGYELNLTRLISENVGIPVIASGGAGSPQHMVDAVTEGKASAALIASIVHYGEYTIPQIKDYMADKGVKVRRIW, encoded by the coding sequence ATGCTCAGTAAGCGCGTCATTCCCTGTCTGGACGTTCGCAACGGCAGATTAACGAAGGGGATTAAATTTAAAGGTAACGTCGACATCGGCGACCCTGTAGAAACGGCTCGGATGTACTACGAACAGGGCGCTGATGAAATCGTATTCTATGACATCACAGCGTCGGCCGAAGGGCGTGGCATCATGATCGATGTCGTAGAGCGCGTCGCCAAAACTATTTTTATTCCGTTCTCTGTTGGCGGTGGTATCTCGACGGTGGAAGAAATGCGTGCCGTTCTTCTCGCCGGTGCGGAAAAGATTTCTGTCAACTCGGCTGCTGTCAAAAACCCCGACTGCATCAGTCAGGGGGCGGCCGCATTCGGTTCCCAATGCATCGTGGTCGGCATGGACGTCAAAGCCGTTCCTGTGACTGAAACCATTCCCTCCGGCTACGAAATCGTCATTCACGGCGGCCGCAAAGCCATGGGAATGGATGCGCTGGAATGGGCCAAAACCGTTGAAGCCCTTGGAGCCGGCGAAATTTGCCTGAATTCCATTGACGCCGACGGCACAAAAGATGGGTATGAACTCAATCTGACGCGGCTCATCTCCGAGAATGTGGGTATTCCCGTTATCGCTTCGGGTGGTGCCGGTTCGCCGCAGCATATGGTGGATGCCGTCACCGAAGGCAAAGCCTCGGCAGCTCTTATTGCCTCCATTG
- the hisH gene encoding imidazole glycerol phosphate synthase subunit HisH: protein MLAILDYKAGNQTSVKRALDYLEIPCAITASLNDVENAHGIVFPGVGAAGQAMDELERTGLDSILKKQIEAGKPLLGICVGCQILLDYSPENDTETLGIIPGECAMFNRALKDEEGDPIRVPHMGWNRVELQKKCELFDDVDPESEFYFVHSYYPVPKPEYVLATTFYGARFCSVHGRRGLWAVQFHPEKSGRPGLKLLSNFYKYCLETTDAQ from the coding sequence ATGCTCGCGATTCTCGATTACAAGGCCGGCAACCAGACGAGTGTCAAACGTGCCTTGGATTACCTGGAAATTCCCTGCGCCATCACGGCCTCTTTAAACGATGTGGAAAACGCCCACGGGATCGTTTTTCCCGGTGTCGGGGCGGCGGGCCAAGCCATGGACGAATTAGAGCGTACCGGGCTTGACTCCATTTTGAAAAAACAAATTGAAGCCGGCAAACCCCTGCTCGGTATCTGTGTTGGCTGTCAGATACTTCTTGATTACAGCCCTGAGAACGATACCGAAACTCTCGGCATTATTCCCGGTGAATGTGCCATGTTCAACCGTGCTCTCAAGGACGAAGAAGGCGACCCCATCCGCGTACCCCACATGGGATGGAACCGCGTCGAGCTCCAAAAGAAATGCGAACTTTTTGACGACGTAGACCCGGAATCGGAATTTTATTTCGTCCATAGTTACTACCCCGTTCCCAAACCGGAATATGTTCTCGCCACGACGTTTTATGGTGCTCGATTCTGCTCGGTTCATGGTCGGCGTGGTTTGTGGGCTGTTCAGTTCCACCCGGAAAAAAGTGGCCGCCCTGGACTCAAACTCCTTTCCAATTTCTACAAATACTGCCTGGAGACGACCGATGCTCAGTAA